The genomic segment TGGGAGCACCCATAACCGACGCCCCAGGCTTTCTTCACAGCATCATTGTAGCGCTTAAGCGACTCTACTGAGCAGATGGGAAACTTGTGCGCAGTTAGGCAGTCCCGTTTCCGCTCGGGGTTGGTAACAATCCCGTCCCACACGATGCCGTTGTACCAGTCAACGCCATTGAATGGTCCGGTCAGGGGGTTTCCGCCTTCGCGGTCGATATTTCCGGTAATAGCCCGCAAGACCGCCTGGGCATGTACCGCTACTTGGCCAGCTCCGTTGCCAAGGTGGCAGGTTGCCAAACCCCAGACTAGGCAGGTGGGACCGTCGCCGTACATCCTGGCCGCCTGAATGATTTTTTCCTTGGGTACCCAGGTTATCTCGGCTACTTTTTCTGGTGGATATTCCTTAGCCCGCTCTTTGATTTCATCAAAGCCGAGACACCAGCGCTCTACGAACTCTTTATCATAGAGCCCCTCTTCAATAATGACATTCAGCATTCCCCAGGCAAGAGCTCCATCTGTCCCCGGCCGCACTTGAATCCAAAGGTCGGCGTAGGAAGCGGTCTCGGTCAGGCGAGGATCGATAACCACCATCTTGGCCCCCTGCCGCTGGGCCTCGCGGATGACGTTCCACTTGGTCATCCAGCTGTGAGCCGGGTTGGCACCCCAAACCACGATGGTCTTGGTGGCCCCTGGCTTAGGCGCACAGCCTAGAGTATCCCACCCGTACATGGCCACCTCCATGAGATTGTTGGCTTCGCCGCAATTCTTGCCCTGATTGAAGATGTTGGGTGAGCCCCAAAGGTTAAAGAAGCGCCAGCAAGCCCAGTCGGCAGGTCCGTGGACGGTACCGCCGATCTTGGCAATGGCCTCGGGACCATACTCTTTGCGTATGGCCAGCAGCTTGTCTGCAATCTCGTCCATGGCCTGGTCCCAGGTTATGCGCTGCCATTTGGCTTCACCCCGCTTGCCAGCCCGCTTTAGGGGATAGTTGAGCCGTTGAGGATGATAATGAAATTCTGGGATGGCAGCCACCCTCTCGCAGGTATACCCTCCGCCTACTAAAGCGCTCGGATCGCCCTCGGCCCTTATGACCTTGCCGTCCTCAAGGTAGACCAGCAGCCCGCACTGTTGCCAACACATGTAGCAGGTATTTCTTTTTACTTCCACGCTTTTGGCACCCTCCTCCAGAATTAGTATTAGTATCGTTCAGCAGCGCTTACGTTGGCCCGCTTTCCCGGGCATCACCACCTCCGCCTCCGACTCCAATTCACTACAAATTCCTACCACCCAATTCGATTTTCAGCCCTCAACTGTAGCAAAAACCGTACCAAAGGAGGTGAGGGCCATAGTTATACTAGTCCGCCGTGACTAGTCGTGCAGGGATAGATTTAGCAGGAGCTATGATTTCCCAGACTGGGACAGAACTATGGCCTAAGAACCAAGTTATTAGGAAGCCACTTCGATCTTCCCAGGTTGGGACAGATCTTTTTTGTAAAATCCTTCACATTGCTATCCTTAAAGCAGGAAAGCCCTCCTAACTTAAAGAAATTTTTTATTGCGCGAATTACGTTCCCCGCTGGGGAGGCGAGCCGGGTCATGAAGAGGAATTCCTGTGATCAAAAACAACTGTGGTCGAGTCGAGTTACCAATTATAATTACGATTGCTATCGAGTGCGGCTGAAAAAGGCTTGGGAGTTGTTTATCACTGAGGGCAGAGTTCTTGATGAAGTAGTTAGACCCGTTATCGCTACCTCTTGGCAGCGCTGTGCCAAACTCGGAGTGGATCCCAAAAGCCGCAGGTTGGGGATCAACGTCCCCCCGGACGATTTGGCCCACCGCCTAGCGAGAAATGCCAGCCTCATATCCGCCGCTAGACCTTATCTTCATAGCTTATATGCCTTAGTTTCTGGATCTGGTTTCATTATTTTTATTACCGATCAAGATGGGGTCATCCTGGAGCTGCTTGGGGATCCAGACGTTTTGCCCAAGTACAAGGCCATGAATCTAGTAGTAGGAGCCATGTGGAGCGAAAAGGCCTCTGGCACTAATGCCGTAGGGACGGCTTTGGTAACCGGTATCCCCCTTCAGATCGTGGGACCAGAGCATTACTGTGCACTTATCCAC from the Clostridia bacterium genome contains:
- a CDS encoding molybdopterin-dependent oxidoreductase encodes the protein MEVKRNTCYMCWQQCGLLVYLEDGKVIRAEGDPSALVGGGYTCERVAAIPEFHYHPQRLNYPLKRAGKRGEAKWQRITWDQAMDEIADKLLAIRKEYGPEAIAKIGGTVHGPADWACWRFFNLWGSPNIFNQGKNCGEANNLMEVAMYGWDTLGCAPKPGATKTIVVWGANPAHSWMTKWNVIREAQRQGAKMVVIDPRLTETASYADLWIQVRPGTDGALAWGMLNVIIEEGLYDKEFVERWCLGFDEIKERAKEYPPEKVAEITWVPKEKIIQAARMYGDGPTCLVWGLATCHLGNGAGQVAVHAQAVLRAITGNIDREGGNPLTGPFNGVDWYNGIVWDGIVTNPERKRDCLTAHKFPICSVESLKRYNDAVKKAWGVGYGCSHYMLFPSSRGIWDGIRYGDPYPVKALFIQTGNPMTTLAGAKNCYEAMKVVDLSVGIDFFMTPSLALCDYVLPAADFLERPHLMLFWGLTNVAVAQKQVVEPLYERRDDYYLWKELGNRVGQAGQWPETLEKMYDLFLKPSGMTLAQLAEREENWLVPAEEYQRYEKIGFGTPSGKVELVPSLIKAAGYDPLPRYQDPPQSPYRTPELAKEYPYILISGSRIRPYWHTSLRQLKTLRWMHEYPVVEIHPETARQLGIANGDMVYIETPLGRVRQKARIIEGINPQVVHAEAYWYFPEQPEEEPYLFGVWDTNINAIIPDDYEVCDYAGDHPFRGVMCKIYKAETALNCTGPFAVNCGGE